The following coding sequences are from one Methanohalophilus halophilus window:
- the serA gene encoding phosphoglycerate dehydrogenase, with the protein MKVLVSDSLSEEGVAKLEEHFDVEVSTGLSEDELVEKIGEFDALVIRSGTQVTARVIKAADKLQIVGRAGVGVDNIDIPAATEKGIIVVNAPEGNMLSAAEHTIAMMLSMARNIPQATASLKAGKWERKKFLGVEVNGKTLGVIGLGRIGAEVAKRAQGLEMNILAYDPFVNEDRAKELGVELASVKEIAKRADFITVHTPLTKETRNILDTEEFDLMKPTARVINCARGGIINEDALGEALKNDKIAGAAIDVFTHEPPENCSFVGLNNAVVTPHLGASTEEAQVNVAVSVAEEVISVLNGGPARSTINIPSIKPEIMSTIHPYLELAETLGSAVSQLMDGNYEKVEIAYKGDVAGKDTRHLTLAALKGVLKTIMGAAVNYVNAPSIAKSRDIEVIESKSERVEEYSSSVTIKLSKDSISKSITGTVVEDDLRIIMIDGQRVDLAPSGYMIVSNHINRPNVIGPCCMILGDNEINISGMQVGRVQICGKTIMALNVDSEVSEDILEQIRHVDGIIDAKLVSL; encoded by the coding sequence CTTGTTGAGAAAATCGGAGAGTTTGACGCCCTGGTCATACGCAGCGGAACCCAGGTTACTGCCAGAGTAATAAAAGCCGCGGATAAACTCCAGATAGTGGGGCGTGCAGGGGTTGGAGTGGATAATATAGACATTCCTGCAGCTACAGAGAAGGGAATCATTGTAGTGAATGCACCGGAAGGCAACATGCTTTCAGCTGCGGAACATACAATTGCAATGATGCTTTCAATGGCACGCAACATTCCGCAGGCAACTGCTTCACTTAAAGCAGGTAAGTGGGAACGTAAGAAATTTTTAGGTGTTGAAGTAAATGGGAAGACCCTTGGAGTGATAGGCTTGGGCAGGATAGGTGCTGAAGTAGCCAAAAGAGCACAGGGGCTTGAAATGAACATCCTTGCCTATGACCCGTTTGTAAACGAGGACAGGGCAAAAGAACTGGGTGTGGAACTGGCATCTGTAAAAGAAATTGCAAAACGTGCCGATTTCATTACCGTACACACACCACTGACTAAGGAAACCCGCAATATTCTCGATACTGAAGAATTTGACCTGATGAAGCCTACTGCAAGGGTCATTAATTGTGCACGTGGCGGAATTATCAATGAAGATGCACTTGGAGAGGCTCTAAAAAATGATAAGATCGCAGGTGCTGCTATAGATGTCTTTACACATGAACCACCTGAAAACTGTTCTTTTGTTGGATTGAACAATGCTGTTGTCACCCCTCATCTTGGTGCATCGACCGAAGAGGCACAGGTCAATGTGGCTGTATCCGTAGCAGAAGAGGTAATATCTGTATTAAATGGCGGACCTGCCCGCAGTACGATCAATATCCCCTCTATAAAACCGGAAATAATGTCCACAATCCATCCATATCTTGAACTTGCGGAGACCCTGGGAAGTGCAGTATCCCAGCTTATGGATGGAAATTATGAAAAAGTGGAAATTGCATATAAGGGAGATGTTGCCGGCAAGGATACCCGACATCTCACACTTGCGGCCCTTAAAGGTGTACTTAAAACCATAATGGGTGCTGCTGTGAATTATGTAAATGCTCCTTCAATTGCTAAATCCCGGGATATTGAAGTCATAGAAAGTAAATCCGAAAGAGTAGAAGAATATTCATCCAGCGTAACGATCAAACTCAGCAAGGATTCAATTTCCAAGAGTATTACCGGTACGGTTGTAGAGGATGACTTAAGGATTATCATGATAGACGGCCAGCGGGTAGATCTTGCACCATCCGGTTACATGATTGTTTCCAACCACATCAACAGGCCCAATGTAATCGGCCCCTGCTGCATGATACTGGGTGATAACGAGATCAATATTTCTGGAATGCAGGTAGGCCGTGTCCAAATATGTGGGAAGACCATTATGGCATTGAATGTAGATTCCGAAGTATCCGAGGATATCCTGGAACAAATTCGCCATGTTGATGGTATTATAGATGCCAAACTGGTGTCTCTATAA